The Cucurbita pepo subsp. pepo cultivar mu-cu-16 unplaced genomic scaffold, ASM280686v2 Cp4.1_scaffold000451, whole genome shotgun sequence genomic interval CTTTCTCCGGGTAggcggcggtggtggcggcggcggcggttgTTTCTTCAATGCAATCTTTTCCCAACGCTATGCCATCTGTTTTGGCTATGAGATTACCAGGCGAATCCTTCTCGTCCTTGGCGGCGTCGATTTCGCTGCAACTGTCGAAATTACCGCTCGAAGACGACGGAATCATCTCCGATGTAAATTCGCTCTCCGTCCAACTGATGCTATTACTACAGCTACAGATCGAGTTTCTTGCAGCGACAGCAATGACCGAGGAATCGGCGGAATCGGCGTGATCGTGGTCAGACGACGACGACGGCGGTTCTTTCTCATCGAGAAATTCCCGAAACGATTTCCAGCGTTTGGCGTTGGAATCAACGACATTCGATTTCTTCCAAAAGGATATGAGAATCAGTTTCCGCGAAATACTCCTGCGCAACGGAAACTGCTTAAATGCTCTGACAACAGCGTTGGACGCCTTTTGCAAAGTGGAGACCGCGGGGAGAGCGATTCTGGTGGAGGCAGTTGGAGGAGGTAATGATTTCGTTACGGAAGAATCTGTCCGTTTGAAATCGTTGTTGAGGAGAAATCGGACGGTTGTGGTGCAGCATTGGCTTCGTGGAAACGATCGGAAGCCATTAGAGGAGCAAGAGCTGAAATCgtcttgaagaagaaaatccttGAGCTTGAAAGACGTAGGTTTCGCGGCGACGAGGCTCCAACTAGAAGAATCCACCAACGACgccatttcaaaatcaaatggaaCAGAGGAATTCAAGTTGcgaaatgattttgaaacagagagagagagagagagagaacagagagagagagagagagagagaacagagGAGCAGAAATCAGAGAGACATGCAGTACTGGAGCATTAAAAGCACAATGGTGGATTGGTATATACAAAACAAACAACCAAAActtccattaattttttttttttttaaaataaacaaatatataattatgcaCTCCTCACACGCTCTGCCACGTGTGCACGCAGCACttaatgattattattactatttttttttttttactcttttttgccttttgttgctttcttctttttattattacttttttaatttcaattataaaataaagaaaacacagCGTCATAAATCAATTATATaccatattataaaaatgagaCGCTTTGAAAAAGACTAACTAGATGGAATAGGCCCAATTCCTGCATGCTGTGGCCTTCAATTTTGATGGGAATACAACAAAGAAGAGAGCCAtccaatatttatataaacattCAATTATTGAACGAATCCTTTGACActaatctttaaattatttgagggATTGGAATGGGTTGGAATGGATTGGACCTTGTGTTTCAATTTAGCCTAAATAGGCCCAACCAACCCCAAATATTAATTCCACGACGTATAGTTTCATGTTTAGTCTATTTTGCCGCCTTATACATAATTTGAACGATAAAGGCAAAATAGACAAAAATAGACagttaaatacaaaatagcaTCAAATtgttaatcttattttttaggaATGTGAATCATTTCTCAAGTGAGTGACcgataataattcaaaaagaaGTAATTTGTATTGTTCCAAATCATTTCTAAACATGTCTGAAATATAAGTTAGTTGACAATCGAGTAATATGCTAAATTAAATACATGATTCATCGTAAATAGCATGGTTAGAAGAGAGGTTAACCATGTACAAGTCAGCTCACCTGTTTTAGGCCATGTCAAACCATTAAACAAATAGTGTGTTGATGGTAAGAACTtgtcaatatatatataatggagACAAAAACATCCCATGAGAAACAtttttaatgagtttaacAAGCACTTTTACGCAGTCAATTCAACTGGGACTTGGGAGTCCAAAGTATTGGAATCTTTTGTATCCACATTTTTCACAAATGACCGCCTCACCCTTGGCcattcttttcaattcttcGGGCCACGACCCCAAAACCGTCTAATCCTCTGTCTCTCACCACGCCTTCTACACGGAATGGATACGCCGTCTAACCggcttcttttttattttattttttaattcctttcagtttcttttcttaatgGATAAGCTTTTGACCTTTCGTTGAAAATAATGTTTCTCGTGGGATTAGTCTTCTAGAACTGttgcttttatttgtttttttttttttttttcNCTCTATCTACTTCTAAAAGCTCCACAATGACACATCATCATTTGTATCCACGTTGTCCCACCCCACGTCATCGCGTACGCAAAAACGAGGAGGAGAAAGCAGAGGTCCTTCCGCCATGCTGGCAAGCAACATGGGCATATTCGACAAAGCCTCATCGTCGACGTCATCCCGTTGATCAGGCTCCGCCTTTGGCTGACTCAAAATCACGTCGTCCTCT includes:
- the LOC111785327 gene encoding uncharacterized protein LOC111785327, with translation MASLVDSSSWSLVAAKPTSFKLKDFLLQDDFSSCSSNGFRSFPRSQCCTTTVRFLLNNDFKRTDSSVTKSLPPPTASTRIALPAVSTLQKASNAVVRAFKQFPLRRSISRKLILISFWKKSNVVDSNAKRWKSFREFLDEKEPPSSSSDHDHADSADSSVIAVAARNSICSCSNSISWTESEFTSEMIPSSSSGNFDSCSEIDAAKDEKDSPGNLIAKTDGIALGKDCIEETTAAAATTAAYPEKAIK